A stretch of Cucumis sativus cultivar 9930 chromosome 2, Cucumber_9930_V3, whole genome shotgun sequence DNA encodes these proteins:
- the LOC101215963 gene encoding protein CutA, chloroplastic: protein MAFTLSSRAATPLITSFALRRRLPLVGAFCVLSFGISNLFVSKTGSALSLPFVPLLRSKLAGQGPARNVHLIKMEGSSAAVPSIVVYVTVPNREAGKKLAESIVKEKLAACVNIVPGIESVYQWKGEIQSDPEELLIIKTRQSLLGALTDHVKANHPYEVPEVIALPINGGSLEYLEWIKSSTKD, encoded by the exons ATGGCTTTCACTCTCAGCAGCAGAGCCGCGACACCATTGATAACGTCCTTTGCACTACGGCGTCGTTTACCTCTGGTTGGTGCGTTTTGCGTACTGAGCTTCGGAATCTCCAATCTCTTCGTCTCTAAAACGGGTTCCGCTCTATCTCTGCCTTTCGTCCCTCTCTTGAG ATCGAAGCTTGCTGGTCAAGGACCAGCTAGAAACGTACATTTgataaaaatggaaggaagtaGTGCTGCGGTGCCTAGCATTGTTGTTTATGTCACTGTTCCTAACAGGGAAGCAG GTAAGAAACTAGCTGAAAGCATtgtcaaagaaaaacttgCTGCTTGTGTTAACATAGTACCCG GTATAGAATCTGTTTACCAGTGGAAGGGAGAG ATTCAGTCAGACCCTGAGGAACTTCTGATTATTAAGACTAGACAATCACTTCTGGGAGCACTGACGGATCATGTTAAGGCAAATCACCCATACGA GGTGCCTGAAGTTATTGCTTTGCCAATCAATGGGGGCAGCCTAGAGTACCTAGAATGGATCAAGAGCAGCACGAAGGACTGA